The DNA segment GACTGCGTCAGAAGCCCAGTGCACGGGTGTTGAGTTCTGTCTTCCCGTCAGCGGGGCGAAAGCACGTGCTTCTACTACCCCGAGATTTCTAATGTATAATCGCAGTAGCTGACGCCTGCTTCGCCGTAAATGTAAGTGGCTGACTATTGTGTGATTCTCCCCATTATGGATTTCATTGGTACGCGTTACTTAGCAGTGGTTGTGCACTCTTTAACTGCTGCCGGAACACGTGTAACACTTAGGCTTATTCGGCGTTTTGTAACTCTCGAAATACGAATCGTTCTGCTAATTGTTCTGTGCCGGAGCACAAAGCGACTTTGCTTTGCGCCTGTGGTAAAAACAGATGGGCTGATCTCATGTGGGGGTGTCCGGAACACGGATTATTCACACGTGGAGCCGGTCCGCCCGATGCCATATTGTTGTCTCCGGATCGTCCAGTGCGCGGACCCTAAAAGCTGTCTAAATGATAAGAGAGCCTAATGCTGTATGAGGCAGTGGATCAGGTAGATTACTTGCTTATGCGGAAAGATTAAGCGATGTAGTTGGCTGCGTCTAGAAGGGTGACATCGAGGCGCGCTGAATGCTCTTTAACTGCGCATTCCATTCTCGGACACCGCGTGCGCAGCAGTCGATGCCGGCATACCGGGATACACGTGGATGCCCCCATTTACAGGAAATGCTGATCTCCATTAGTATTGGCTTTACGGGCGCGGTAAATGTTCACAAGCATTATGTCGACTGTTTCTCCGCGTGCTTTCATTCTAGTCGCGCGTGCGTTGCGTCCGGATCGCCTCCCCCTCGTGTAGCGTTTTCGCAGCACTGCGCTCTGGAGCTGACAACGGCCTGAAGAGCTGGCATATTCGTTATCATAACCAGCGAAAGTGTCAGCTATCGCGTTAATCTTGGAGAAGCCTTTATTTGCTGTTTTTGTGCTTGGCATGTATCTTATCCAGCTACCCGTACCCCTCTCTTGCAGACGCCGGCGACAAATGTATTCAATGGAGATGAACAACTTCGTCAGCTGTACACTAAGAGAGCAAGATTACTTTGACCTTCTGTCAGGACCCCTTTTAGAAGATGACGATAAGGATTTTTTTGAGCCGGACCTCTCATTTCAACTTCCCAATCCAGAGATTGATTTCGAGTCTGACGTGGCGTGCTGGGTTCAGCAAAGCCCGGTTTGGGGCAAAAATCTTACAGAAGTAAATTCCCTAGAGGAGGAGGTTGAAGAGAATGTAAAGTGGGTGAGTGAGGTGCCTGGCTGGATCAAGGAAGTTCCAAAAATAGAGTCGGAGGAGGAAGATGAGGTGGATGTTGTGTCAGTTGATGATGACAAGTCTATTCAGAGCACAGAGCCCAGCACACCCACAAAGTCGAGCCCACAACCTACACCAGAGAAAAGCCCAAAGAAGACTGAGGGGCCACCCGTTGGTATGTTGGTTCATTCTGCTCTATATTGCTCCTCAATATTGCATGTTCTTTGAATGTTTGTTTTAGCACAAATGTCGCCTTACTTTCAAATGTTTTGATGGCTTGTCAGCAGCTGTTCGTGCTATCTGTTTCGTTCCACTCGTGAGAATAGCTTGATGTTGGTTCAGACCACATGAATCGCTTATTGGGAAGGTTTTAAATCGGAATCAACTTCATTCCTTCTTGGGGATGTTTAGTTCAAGTTGCATTTTGCAGTAGAAAGAACTTTAATGAGAGGGAAGGTGGAGAAATCGGCTGGAGGAAACATGACCCCGGCCTGCGACTTCACTTTGACAGTAAGAGAAGGAAACAAAGTGGAGTGTAGATATGAGGTGTTGATGTTAGTGGATTTTTGGAGTGGTTTGTGTAATGGCAGGCTTGTAGTGTGAAGGTGGTCATGCATTTCAACTCCCAATATATTTGCTCTCAGTTTCCAGTTCTCTGCTTGACCGAATGAAGGCTGCCTCTGCAAAGAAGCGGAGCCCAATCTTGATTCAGCCTCCTGAACGGAATCGACCACCTGCAAAGAATGATGCCGCTACGAACACTGCGCCATGCCCGGCTGCCACTCCCGACCATGATTACTGCACAGCAGCCAAGAGCAACTCCAAGGCTGAGAACCACTCAAGCAAGCATGAGCGTGGTGTGGTGCGGCGTGTGTCCAGGTCTCCATCTGTAACCAGGAACTACCGCTCGCAGAAGCGCAGCTTGTCAAGGCGTTCGCGGTCACCTCGGCGGCGACGATCCCGCTCCAGTTCGTCTTCAAGAAGCTCTTCATGTGGCTCCTCTGATGGCTCAGTGCGGCAGCGCTCTAGGTCGTCCCGGCGGCCCCGTGACTGCCGCAGCTCATGGCGGCCACAGCACCGCCACAGGGAGCCACGGAGATTTATGCCTTCCCCACCACGTCGACGAATTCCAGATCAGAAGGTGGGCTTTCAGTGTGTACTACTTGTGTACTTCAGCGTGAGCGGGCCTTGTAGCACATGGCAACCGGTATTTAGCGAAGGCATTTTTCTGGGTTTTGGTGTGGGTGATACAAGTGTAGCTCCTTTCGAGGGCTTGAAAACATTTCAACTGGGGGTTTCAAGTGCACAAGTGTGAGTTGCAATACAGGAGCTCTTTgctggagtaataataataattggtttttggggaaaggaaatggcgcagtatctgtttcatatatcggcggacacctgaagcgcgccataagggaagggataaaagagggagtgaaagaagaaagaggtgccgtaatggagggctccggaataatttcgaccacgtggggatctttaacgtgcactgaatcgcacagcacactggcgccttagcgttttgcctccataaaaacgcagccgccgcggtcggcttcgaacccgggaactccggatcagtagccgagcgccctaaccactgagccaccgcggcgggtttgctGGAGTTGAGTGGCTTGTGCCGGGTGGTGTGTGGATGCTTAGTTATTGCCCTACAGTACAATctcagtgatacgaatctcacggggtcgCGAAAAAATTATGATccgaaattttgtatcatccaaacgaacaaaattaatatgcagaagcATAGAACATGCATGCACGCAGATCTGTTCACGGCTGGCGGGATTTATTCACGGCCGTGCAGCCATGCTACTCGCGATGCGTACCGCACAATTAACGATCACGATTTCAGCGATGTGAGGTccgcgcaccgccgctcactgctcgcggtgcctACCGCGCGATTAGCGACCGCGATTCCAGCGATGTTGGTGCGCGCACTGCCGCTGATCACGGTGCGTACCACGCGATCAGCGATCGCGATTTCAGCGATGTTGGTGCGCGCACTGCCGCTGATCACGGTGCGTACTacgcgattagcgatcgcgatttCAGCGATGTTGGTGCGCGTACCGCCGCTGATCACGGTGCGTACCacgcgattagcgatcgcgatttcggcgatgtgagggccgcgcaccgccactcactgcttgcggtgcgtaccgcgcgattagcgatcgcgatttCGACTATGTGAGGGCcgcgctt comes from the Amblyomma americanum isolate KBUSLIRL-KWMA chromosome 1, ASM5285725v1, whole genome shotgun sequence genome and includes:
- the LOC144113009 gene encoding uncharacterized protein LOC144113009; amino-acid sequence: MYSMEMNNFVSCTLREQDYFDLLSGPLLEDDDKDFFEPDLSFQLPNPEIDFESDVACWVQQSPVWGKNLTEVNSLEEEVEENVKWVSEVPGWIKEVPKIESEEEDEVDVVSVDDDKSIQSTEPSTPTKSSPQPTPEKSPKKTEGPPVVSSSLLDRMKAASAKKRSPILIQPPERNRPPAKNDAATNTAPCPAATPDHDYCTAAKSNSKAENHSSKHERGVVRRVSRSPSVTRNYRSQKRSLSRRSRSPRRRRSRSSSSSRSSSCGSSDGSVRQRSRSSRRPRDCRSSWRPQHRHREPRRFMPSPPRRRIPDQKEERRVIYVGNIPEGTTRLDLRERFARFGHIEEVSVHFRDHGDNYGFVTFLRGADAYEAVEHGNDDPKLPRFDLCFGGRRQFCRTNWADLDSQYEKYYYIQREPHVNSLDFDSLLQAAKTKIQGHHRY